One genomic window of Gossypium hirsutum isolate 1008001.06 chromosome D11, Gossypium_hirsutum_v2.1, whole genome shotgun sequence includes the following:
- the LOC107923387 gene encoding cyclin-U4-1, translating to MAELENPNVMPNLITFLSSLLQKLAESNDVNRRFKAQKVSVFHGLSRPTISIQNYLDRIYKYANCSPCCFIVAYVYLDRFAQRQPSLPINSFNVHRLLITSVMVAAKFMDDMYYNNAYYAKVGGISTTEMNFLEVDFLFGLGFQLNVTPNTFNTYYSYLKRETMLQQCPPSIVESSLSLGRSLNLHLCFNEEDSTHQNQQLAV from the exons ATGGCAGAGTTAGAAAACCCAAATGTGATGCCAAATCTCATAACATTTCTGTCTTCTCTTCTTCAAAAATTGGCTGAATCTAACGATGTAAACCGTCGGTTTAAGGCTCAGAAAGTTTCAGTGTTTCACGGTCTGAGTCGACCAACTATCTCAATTCAAAACTACTTAGACCGAATTTACAAGTATGCAAATTGTAGCCCTTGTTGTTTTATTGTTGCATATGTTTATCTTGATCGGTTTGCTCAAAGGCAACCTTCATTGCCCATCAATTCATTCAACGTTCATCGCCTGCTTATCACAAGCGTGATGGTCGCTGCAAAGTTCATGGATGACAT GTATTACAACAATGCTTACTATGCAAAAGTAGGAGGAATCAGCACAACAGAAATGAACTTCCTAGAAGTGGATTTTCTGTTTGGATTGGGTTTCCAGTTAAATGTAACCCCCAATACCTTTAATACATACTACTCCTACCTGAAAAGAGAGACCATGTTGCAGCAATGTCCTCCAAGTATTGTGGAATCCTCTTTAAGCCTTGGAAGATCACTAAACCTCCATTTATGTTTCAATGAAGAAGATTCCACCCATCAAAATCAACAATTAGCTGTTTAA
- the LOC107923386 gene encoding ras-related protein RABD2a encodes MNPEYDYLFKLLLIGDSGVGKSCLLLRFADDSYVESYISTIGVDFKIRTVEQDGKTIKLQIWDTAGQERFRTITSSYYRGAHGIIIVYDVTDQESFNNVKQWLSEIDRYASDNVNKLLVGNKCDLTANKVVSYETAKAFADEIGIPFLETSAKDATNVEQAFMAMAASVKDRMASQPTANNAKPPTVQIRGQPVAQQSGCCSS; translated from the exons ATGAATCCCGAATA TGACTACCTGTTCAAGCTTCTGCTTATTGGAGATTCTGGTGTTGGAAAATCTTGTCTTCTTTTGAGATTTGCT GATGATTCATATGTAGAAAGCTACATAAGCACCATTGGGGTTGATTTT AAAATACGTACTGTGGAGCAGGATGGGAAAACCATTAAACTTCAAATT TGGGATACTGCTGGACAAGAACGGTTTAGGACAATCACTAGTAGCTACTACCGTGGTGCCCATGGCATAATA ATCGTTTATGATGTGACAGACCAAGAAAGCTTCAACAATGTCAAGCAGTGGCTGAGTGAAATTGATCGCTATGCTAGTGATAACGTTAACAAACTACTGGTTGGAAACAAGTGTGACCTTACAGCTAATAAAGTTGTGTCATACGAAACAGCCAAG GCATTTGCAGATGAAATTGGCATACCTTTTTTGGAAACCAGTGCAAAAGATGCCACAAATGTTGAACAAGCTTTCATGGCCATGGCTGCCTCTGTCAAAGATAG AATGGCAAGCCAACCAACGGCAAACAATGCAAAGCCTCCAACAGTACAGATCCGAGGTCAGCCTGTTGCACAGCAGAGTGGCTGCTGCTCTTCCTAA
- the LOC107923385 gene encoding protein HEADING DATE REPRESSOR 1 isoform X1: MEKEEKKKKMEVDSAPAAALEGFSPVSTTRIFWNSRKRSECFNFSPTASGRNLDKVTEETANVTPTKQEEQTLDQDNTPDSATSSELSERRKALFEPLEPIKNINGRRPSAESLLPPPDFDAASYPKGWLIGKKRKLVNVDVVESMRRIAVQEMNRKDREIDGLNEQLEEDARCLEHLQLQLLQEKSKRSEVERENAMLQEQVSMLMNMLQEGEEGPDDHEP; encoded by the exons ATggagaaagaagagaagaagaagaagatggaggtAGATTCAGCTCCAGCAGCAGCTTTGGAAGGGTTTTCACCAGTCTCTACAACTAGGATTTTCTGGAATTCCAGGAAAAGATCTG AATGTTTTAACTTCTCTCCGACAGCTAGCGGGAGGAATTTAGACAAGGTAACAGAAGAGACTGCTAATGTGACACCCACCAAACAGGAAGAACAAACTCTTGATCAAGACAATACACCGGATTCCGCTACCTCTTCTGAACTTTCCGAGCGTCGGAAGGCTCTCTTTGAACCACTGGAACCTATTAAAAACATCAATGGCCGGCGACCATCAGCTGAGTCTTTGCTTCCCCCACCAGACTTCGATGCTGCGAGCTATCCAAAGGGCTGGCTGATTGGAAAGAAGAGGAAGCTGGTAAATGTTGACGTTGTTGAGAGCATGCGGAGGATTGCAGTCCAGGAAATGAATAGAAAG GACAGGGAAATTGATGGGTTGAATGAGCAGTTGGAAGAAGATGCGAGGTGCTTAGAACATCTGCAACTTCAGCTTTTACAAGAGAAAAGTAAAAGATCAGAGGTGGAGAGAGAAAACGCAATGCTTCAAGAACAGGTATCCATGCTGATGAATATGTTGCAGGAAGGTGAGGAAGGTCCAGATGATCATGAACCTTGA
- the LOC107923381 gene encoding uncharacterized protein isoform X3 translates to MGRRQTDSDLHRFTLWVLFLIAAISCCMAYYSFSVSLKGNSDTIFVGSSESWRGNEEEREGDGCCGGVEHLELWGDAMKWGSDFKLNSSEECCRACKEMCEGDNGPCLCDSWVFCGNKQDCGSRFGECWLKKQKDALDPDWRDSGDKVIWTSGLVFGKGEGIIKLKTEHGIVNVKLFPDCAPHSVYYILELLSLQHCAGCQFYRAESRGNSWDLQGNHIEHAPYGPPYALIQGTVDAYGTVFKDIPQEACPTIRRGSIAWVGSGPDFFISLANHHEWKKAYTVFGQVLPEDMEIVEKISQLPTIPDVWSNVKVAVLERPVPLRFIRMRKSP, encoded by the exons ATGGGTCGTAGACAAACTGACTCAGACTTGCATCGTTTTACACTTTGGGTCCTTTTCTTGATAGCCGCAATCTCTTGTTGCATGGCCTACTATAGCTTCTCCGTCTCGTTGAAAGGAAATAGCGATACAATTTTCGTTGGTTCAAGTGAAAGTTGGAGGGGCAATGAAGAAGAACGAGAAGGAGATGGGTGTTGCGGGGGAGTTGAGCATTTAGAGCTGTGGGGTGATGCAATGAAATGGGGATCAGACTTCAAACTGAATTCTTCTGAAGAATGTTGTAGGGCTTGCAAGGAGATGTGTGAGGGTGACAATGGTCCTTGTTTGTGTGACTCTTGGGTGTTTTGTGGCAATAAACAAGATTGTGGGTCTCGATTTGGTGAG TGTTGGCTGAAAAAACAAAAGGATGCCTTGGATCCTGATTGGCGAGACTCGGGTGATAAAGTTATATGGACATCTGGTCTAGTCTTTGGTAAAGGAGAG GGTATTATTAAGTTGAAAACCGAGCATGGGATTGTTAATGTTAAA CTTTTTCCTGATTGTGCTCCACATTCTGTTTACTATATTCTTGAGCTGTTGTCATTACAACATTGTGCTGGTTGCCAATTTTATCGTGCTGAAAGCCGAGGAAACTCTTGGGATCTTCAAGGAAATCACATTGAACAT GCTCCCTATGGCCCCCCATATGCACTAATTCAAGGAACAGTTGATGCGTATGGAACTGTATTTAAGGATATTCCACAAGAGGCTTGCCCCACTATAAGGAGAGGATCGATTGCTTGGGTTGGCTCTGGCCCAGACTTCTTTAtcagtctagcaaaccaccatgaGTGGAAAAAAGCATACACGGTGTTTGGTCAAGTTCTACCTGAAGATATGGAAATAGTGGAGAAAATTTCGCAGCTTCCAACCATACCTGATGTGTGGAGCAATGTTAAAGTAGCAGTGTTGGAAAGACCTGTTCCTTTACGATTCATAAGAATGAGGAAAAGTCCTTGA
- the LOC107923388 gene encoding protein mago nashi homolog 2, with protein sequence MAAEEDSGEFYLRYYVGHKGKFGHEFLEFEFRPDGKLRYANNSNYKNDTMIRKEVFLTPSVLKECRRIIADSEIMKEDDNNWPEPDRVGRQELEIVMGNEHISFTTSKIGSLVDVQSSKDPEGLRIFYYLVQDLKCFVFSLISLHFKIKPI encoded by the exons ATGGCGGCCGAGGAGGACAGCGGAGAGTTTTACCTCCGCTACTACGTGGGCCACAAAGGGAAATTCGGGCACGAGTTTTTGGAGTTCGAGTTCAGGCCAGATGGGAAGCTCCGATACGCTAACAACTCCAACTACAAAAACGACACCATGATCCGCAAAGAGGTCTTCCTCACTCCTTCCGTTCTTAAGGAATGCCGCCGCATCATCGCCGACAGCGAG ATAATGAAGGAAGATGATAACAATTGGCCAGAACCAGACCGTGTTGGGCGGCAAGAGCTTGAGATAGTGATGGGGAATGAGCACATCTCTTTCACAACTTCAAAGATTGGGTCCCTTGTTGATGTTCAGAGCAGTAAGGATCCTGAAGGTCTTCGCATATTTTATTATCTGGTTCAG GATTTGAAGTGCTTTGTATTCTCTCTTATCTCACTCCACTTCAAGATCAAGCCTATTTGA
- the LOC107923385 gene encoding protein HEADING DATE REPRESSOR 1 isoform X2 — protein MEKEEKKKKMEVDSAPAAALEGFSPVSTTRIFWNSRKRSASGRNLDKVTEETANVTPTKQEEQTLDQDNTPDSATSSELSERRKALFEPLEPIKNINGRRPSAESLLPPPDFDAASYPKGWLIGKKRKLVNVDVVESMRRIAVQEMNRKDREIDGLNEQLEEDARCLEHLQLQLLQEKSKRSEVERENAMLQEQVSMLMNMLQEGEEGPDDHEP, from the exons ATggagaaagaagagaagaagaagaagatggaggtAGATTCAGCTCCAGCAGCAGCTTTGGAAGGGTTTTCACCAGTCTCTACAACTAGGATTTTCTGGAATTCCAGGAAAAGATCTG CTAGCGGGAGGAATTTAGACAAGGTAACAGAAGAGACTGCTAATGTGACACCCACCAAACAGGAAGAACAAACTCTTGATCAAGACAATACACCGGATTCCGCTACCTCTTCTGAACTTTCCGAGCGTCGGAAGGCTCTCTTTGAACCACTGGAACCTATTAAAAACATCAATGGCCGGCGACCATCAGCTGAGTCTTTGCTTCCCCCACCAGACTTCGATGCTGCGAGCTATCCAAAGGGCTGGCTGATTGGAAAGAAGAGGAAGCTGGTAAATGTTGACGTTGTTGAGAGCATGCGGAGGATTGCAGTCCAGGAAATGAATAGAAAG GACAGGGAAATTGATGGGTTGAATGAGCAGTTGGAAGAAGATGCGAGGTGCTTAGAACATCTGCAACTTCAGCTTTTACAAGAGAAAAGTAAAAGATCAGAGGTGGAGAGAGAAAACGCAATGCTTCAAGAACAGGTATCCATGCTGATGAATATGTTGCAGGAAGGTGAGGAAGGTCCAGATGATCATGAACCTTGA
- the LOC107923381 gene encoding uncharacterized protein isoform X5 → MKWGSDFKLNSSEECCRACKEMCEGDNGPCLCDSWVFCGNKQDCGSRFGEVSQHLFLSSLTVIYSILRFVAINKVVGLDFGECWLKKQKDALDPDWRDSGDKVIWTSGLVFGKGEGIIKLKTEHGIVNVKLFPDCAPHSVYYILELLSLQHCAGCQFYRAESRGNSWDLQGNHIEHAPYGPPYALIQGTVDAYGTVFKDIPQEACPTIRRGSIAWVGSGPDFFISLANHHEWKKAYTVFGQVLPEDMEIVEKISQLPTIPDVWSNVKVAVLERPVPLRFIRMRKSP, encoded by the exons ATGAAATGGGGATCAGACTTCAAACTGAATTCTTCTGAAGAATGTTGTAGGGCTTGCAAGGAGATGTGTGAGGGTGACAATGGTCCTTGTTTGTGTGACTCTTGGGTGTTTTGTGGCAATAAACAAGATTGTGGGTCTCGATTTGGTGAGGTAAGCCAACATCTCTTTCTCTCCTCTTTAACCGTCATTTATTCAATTCTACGTTTCGTGGCAATAAACAAGGTTGTGGGTCTCGATTTTGGTGAG TGTTGGCTGAAAAAACAAAAGGATGCCTTGGATCCTGATTGGCGAGACTCGGGTGATAAAGTTATATGGACATCTGGTCTAGTCTTTGGTAAAGGAGAG GGTATTATTAAGTTGAAAACCGAGCATGGGATTGTTAATGTTAAA CTTTTTCCTGATTGTGCTCCACATTCTGTTTACTATATTCTTGAGCTGTTGTCATTACAACATTGTGCTGGTTGCCAATTTTATCGTGCTGAAAGCCGAGGAAACTCTTGGGATCTTCAAGGAAATCACATTGAACAT GCTCCCTATGGCCCCCCATATGCACTAATTCAAGGAACAGTTGATGCGTATGGAACTGTATTTAAGGATATTCCACAAGAGGCTTGCCCCACTATAAGGAGAGGATCGATTGCTTGGGTTGGCTCTGGCCCAGACTTCTTTAtcagtctagcaaaccaccatgaGTGGAAAAAAGCATACACGGTGTTTGGTCAAGTTCTACCTGAAGATATGGAAATAGTGGAGAAAATTTCGCAGCTTCCAACCATACCTGATGTGTGGAGCAATGTTAAAGTAGCAGTGTTGGAAAGACCTGTTCCTTTACGATTCATAAGAATGAGGAAAAGTCCTTGA
- the LOC121223015 gene encoding cyclin-U4-1, with the protein MVAAKFMDDMYYNNAYYAKVGGISTTEMNFLEVDFLFGLGFQLNVTPNTFNTYYSYLKRETMLQQCPPSIVESSLSLGRSLNLHLCFNEEDSTHQNQQLAV; encoded by the exons ATGGTCGCTGCAAAGTTCATGGATGACAT GTATTACAACAATGCTTACTATGCAAAAGTAGGAGGAATCAGCACAACAGAAATGAACTTCCTAGAAGTGGATTTTCTGTTTGGATTGGGTTTCCAGTTAAATGTAACCCCCAATACCTTTAATACATACTACTCCTACCTGAAAAGAGAGACCATGTTGCAGCAATGTCCTCCAAGTATTGTGGAATCCTCTTTAAGCCTTGGAAGATCACTAAACCTCCATTTATGTTTCAATGAAGAAGATTCCACCCATCAAAATCAACAATTAGCTGTTTAA
- the LOC107923381 gene encoding uncharacterized protein isoform X2 → MGRRQTDSDLHRFTLWVLFLIAAISCCMAYYSFSVSLKGNSDTIFVGSSESWRGNEEEREGDGCCGGVEHLELWGDAMKWGSDFKLNSSEECCRACKEMCEGDNGPCLCDSWVFCGNKQDCGSRFGEVSQHLFLSSLTVIYSILRFVAINKVVGLDFGECWLKKQKDALDPDWRDSGDKVIWTSGLVFGKGEGIIKLKTEHGIVNVKLLSLQHCAGCQFYRAESRGNSWDLQGNHIEHAPYGPPYALIQGTVDAYGTVFKDIPQEACPTIRRGSIAWVGSGPDFFISLANHHEWKKAYTVFGQVLPEDMEIVEKISQLPTIPDVWSNVKVAVLERPVPLRFIRMRKSP, encoded by the exons ATGGGTCGTAGACAAACTGACTCAGACTTGCATCGTTTTACACTTTGGGTCCTTTTCTTGATAGCCGCAATCTCTTGTTGCATGGCCTACTATAGCTTCTCCGTCTCGTTGAAAGGAAATAGCGATACAATTTTCGTTGGTTCAAGTGAAAGTTGGAGGGGCAATGAAGAAGAACGAGAAGGAGATGGGTGTTGCGGGGGAGTTGAGCATTTAGAGCTGTGGGGTGATGCAATGAAATGGGGATCAGACTTCAAACTGAATTCTTCTGAAGAATGTTGTAGGGCTTGCAAGGAGATGTGTGAGGGTGACAATGGTCCTTGTTTGTGTGACTCTTGGGTGTTTTGTGGCAATAAACAAGATTGTGGGTCTCGATTTGGTGAGGTAAGCCAACATCTCTTTCTCTCCTCTTTAACCGTCATTTATTCAATTCTACGTTTCGTGGCAATAAACAAGGTTGTGGGTCTCGATTTTGGTGAG TGTTGGCTGAAAAAACAAAAGGATGCCTTGGATCCTGATTGGCGAGACTCGGGTGATAAAGTTATATGGACATCTGGTCTAGTCTTTGGTAAAGGAGAG GGTATTATTAAGTTGAAAACCGAGCATGGGATTGTTAATGTTAAA CTGTTGTCATTACAACATTGTGCTGGTTGCCAATTTTATCGTGCTGAAAGCCGAGGAAACTCTTGGGATCTTCAAGGAAATCACATTGAACAT GCTCCCTATGGCCCCCCATATGCACTAATTCAAGGAACAGTTGATGCGTATGGAACTGTATTTAAGGATATTCCACAAGAGGCTTGCCCCACTATAAGGAGAGGATCGATTGCTTGGGTTGGCTCTGGCCCAGACTTCTTTAtcagtctagcaaaccaccatgaGTGGAAAAAAGCATACACGGTGTTTGGTCAAGTTCTACCTGAAGATATGGAAATAGTGGAGAAAATTTCGCAGCTTCCAACCATACCTGATGTGTGGAGCAATGTTAAAGTAGCAGTGTTGGAAAGACCTGTTCCTTTACGATTCATAAGAATGAGGAAAAGTCCTTGA
- the LOC107923381 gene encoding peptidyl-prolyl cis-trans isomerase cyp8 isoform X6: MKWGSDFKLNSSEECCRACKEMCEGDNGPCLCDSWVFCGNKQDCGSRFGECWLKKQKDALDPDWRDSGDKVIWTSGLVFGKGEGIIKLKTEHGIVNVKLFPDCAPHSVYYILELLSLQHCAGCQFYRAESRGNSWDLQGNHIEHAPYGPPYALIQGTVDAYGTVFKDIPQEACPTIRRGSIAWVGSGPDFFISLANHHEWKKAYTVFGQVLPEDMEIVEKISQLPTIPDVWSNVKVAVLERPVPLRFIRMRKSP; this comes from the exons ATGAAATGGGGATCAGACTTCAAACTGAATTCTTCTGAAGAATGTTGTAGGGCTTGCAAGGAGATGTGTGAGGGTGACAATGGTCCTTGTTTGTGTGACTCTTGGGTGTTTTGTGGCAATAAACAAGATTGTGGGTCTCGATTTGGTGAG TGTTGGCTGAAAAAACAAAAGGATGCCTTGGATCCTGATTGGCGAGACTCGGGTGATAAAGTTATATGGACATCTGGTCTAGTCTTTGGTAAAGGAGAG GGTATTATTAAGTTGAAAACCGAGCATGGGATTGTTAATGTTAAA CTTTTTCCTGATTGTGCTCCACATTCTGTTTACTATATTCTTGAGCTGTTGTCATTACAACATTGTGCTGGTTGCCAATTTTATCGTGCTGAAAGCCGAGGAAACTCTTGGGATCTTCAAGGAAATCACATTGAACAT GCTCCCTATGGCCCCCCATATGCACTAATTCAAGGAACAGTTGATGCGTATGGAACTGTATTTAAGGATATTCCACAAGAGGCTTGCCCCACTATAAGGAGAGGATCGATTGCTTGGGTTGGCTCTGGCCCAGACTTCTTTAtcagtctagcaaaccaccatgaGTGGAAAAAAGCATACACGGTGTTTGGTCAAGTTCTACCTGAAGATATGGAAATAGTGGAGAAAATTTCGCAGCTTCCAACCATACCTGATGTGTGGAGCAATGTTAAAGTAGCAGTGTTGGAAAGACCTGTTCCTTTACGATTCATAAGAATGAGGAAAAGTCCTTGA
- the LOC107923381 gene encoding uncharacterized protein isoform X4, with product MGRRQTDSDLHRFTLWVLFLIAAISCCMAYYSFSVSLKGNSDTIFVGSSESWRGNEEEREGDGCCGGVEHLELWGDAMKWGSDFKLNSSEECCRACKEMCEGDNGPCLCDSWVFCGNKQDCGSRFGECWLKKQKDALDPDWRDSGDKVIWTSGLVFGKGEGIIKLKTEHGIVNVKLLSLQHCAGCQFYRAESRGNSWDLQGNHIEHAPYGPPYALIQGTVDAYGTVFKDIPQEACPTIRRGSIAWVGSGPDFFISLANHHEWKKAYTVFGQVLPEDMEIVEKISQLPTIPDVWSNVKVAVLERPVPLRFIRMRKSP from the exons ATGGGTCGTAGACAAACTGACTCAGACTTGCATCGTTTTACACTTTGGGTCCTTTTCTTGATAGCCGCAATCTCTTGTTGCATGGCCTACTATAGCTTCTCCGTCTCGTTGAAAGGAAATAGCGATACAATTTTCGTTGGTTCAAGTGAAAGTTGGAGGGGCAATGAAGAAGAACGAGAAGGAGATGGGTGTTGCGGGGGAGTTGAGCATTTAGAGCTGTGGGGTGATGCAATGAAATGGGGATCAGACTTCAAACTGAATTCTTCTGAAGAATGTTGTAGGGCTTGCAAGGAGATGTGTGAGGGTGACAATGGTCCTTGTTTGTGTGACTCTTGGGTGTTTTGTGGCAATAAACAAGATTGTGGGTCTCGATTTGGTGAG TGTTGGCTGAAAAAACAAAAGGATGCCTTGGATCCTGATTGGCGAGACTCGGGTGATAAAGTTATATGGACATCTGGTCTAGTCTTTGGTAAAGGAGAG GGTATTATTAAGTTGAAAACCGAGCATGGGATTGTTAATGTTAAA CTGTTGTCATTACAACATTGTGCTGGTTGCCAATTTTATCGTGCTGAAAGCCGAGGAAACTCTTGGGATCTTCAAGGAAATCACATTGAACAT GCTCCCTATGGCCCCCCATATGCACTAATTCAAGGAACAGTTGATGCGTATGGAACTGTATTTAAGGATATTCCACAAGAGGCTTGCCCCACTATAAGGAGAGGATCGATTGCTTGGGTTGGCTCTGGCCCAGACTTCTTTAtcagtctagcaaaccaccatgaGTGGAAAAAAGCATACACGGTGTTTGGTCAAGTTCTACCTGAAGATATGGAAATAGTGGAGAAAATTTCGCAGCTTCCAACCATACCTGATGTGTGGAGCAATGTTAAAGTAGCAGTGTTGGAAAGACCTGTTCCTTTACGATTCATAAGAATGAGGAAAAGTCCTTGA
- the LOC107923381 gene encoding uncharacterized protein isoform X1, protein MGRRQTDSDLHRFTLWVLFLIAAISCCMAYYSFSVSLKGNSDTIFVGSSESWRGNEEEREGDGCCGGVEHLELWGDAMKWGSDFKLNSSEECCRACKEMCEGDNGPCLCDSWVFCGNKQDCGSRFGEVSQHLFLSSLTVIYSILRFVAINKVVGLDFGECWLKKQKDALDPDWRDSGDKVIWTSGLVFGKGEGIIKLKTEHGIVNVKLFPDCAPHSVYYILELLSLQHCAGCQFYRAESRGNSWDLQGNHIEHAPYGPPYALIQGTVDAYGTVFKDIPQEACPTIRRGSIAWVGSGPDFFISLANHHEWKKAYTVFGQVLPEDMEIVEKISQLPTIPDVWSNVKVAVLERPVPLRFIRMRKSP, encoded by the exons ATGGGTCGTAGACAAACTGACTCAGACTTGCATCGTTTTACACTTTGGGTCCTTTTCTTGATAGCCGCAATCTCTTGTTGCATGGCCTACTATAGCTTCTCCGTCTCGTTGAAAGGAAATAGCGATACAATTTTCGTTGGTTCAAGTGAAAGTTGGAGGGGCAATGAAGAAGAACGAGAAGGAGATGGGTGTTGCGGGGGAGTTGAGCATTTAGAGCTGTGGGGTGATGCAATGAAATGGGGATCAGACTTCAAACTGAATTCTTCTGAAGAATGTTGTAGGGCTTGCAAGGAGATGTGTGAGGGTGACAATGGTCCTTGTTTGTGTGACTCTTGGGTGTTTTGTGGCAATAAACAAGATTGTGGGTCTCGATTTGGTGAGGTAAGCCAACATCTCTTTCTCTCCTCTTTAACCGTCATTTATTCAATTCTACGTTTCGTGGCAATAAACAAGGTTGTGGGTCTCGATTTTGGTGAG TGTTGGCTGAAAAAACAAAAGGATGCCTTGGATCCTGATTGGCGAGACTCGGGTGATAAAGTTATATGGACATCTGGTCTAGTCTTTGGTAAAGGAGAG GGTATTATTAAGTTGAAAACCGAGCATGGGATTGTTAATGTTAAA CTTTTTCCTGATTGTGCTCCACATTCTGTTTACTATATTCTTGAGCTGTTGTCATTACAACATTGTGCTGGTTGCCAATTTTATCGTGCTGAAAGCCGAGGAAACTCTTGGGATCTTCAAGGAAATCACATTGAACAT GCTCCCTATGGCCCCCCATATGCACTAATTCAAGGAACAGTTGATGCGTATGGAACTGTATTTAAGGATATTCCACAAGAGGCTTGCCCCACTATAAGGAGAGGATCGATTGCTTGGGTTGGCTCTGGCCCAGACTTCTTTAtcagtctagcaaaccaccatgaGTGGAAAAAAGCATACACGGTGTTTGGTCAAGTTCTACCTGAAGATATGGAAATAGTGGAGAAAATTTCGCAGCTTCCAACCATACCTGATGTGTGGAGCAATGTTAAAGTAGCAGTGTTGGAAAGACCTGTTCCTTTACGATTCATAAGAATGAGGAAAAGTCCTTGA